The window GAGACGGTAGGGATCGATCGGAAGCCCGTATTTTTCCGACACCTCGGTAATCTGCGCCGCCAGTTGCGCGGTCGGGACGTGCTCGTCCAACGCCAACGCGATGTTTTCCCAGACGGTCAGCGTCTCGAACAACGAAAAATGCTGGAACACCATGCCGATGCCCATGCGCCGCGCCTGCGCGGGGGTGACGATGGTCTCATACTGATCGTTCCACAGGATAGTGCCGGCATCCGGTTTGGTGACGCCGTAGATGATCTTCATCAGGGTGCTTTTGCCGGCACCATTCTCGCCCAGCACTGCGTGAATTTCCCCCGGGCGGACGCTCAAGGAGACGCCATCGTTGGCCACCACGCTTGGGTAACGCTTGGTAATGCCGGTAAGCACCAACCGCGGCTTCTGATGTTCAAATCCCAATTGATCCATGGTTTCAATCAGTCCCGGCCGCCAGGCAGCGGCCTCCATCGCTTGCAAAGCACAAGCAATCTGCGCGCCAAGTCGGCAAAGCCGACCTTCGGAGCAGCAAAAATCAGCATTTTCGTTCGATTTTTCCGCGCCTCTGCGGTCATGACGGATGGAGCAAAGACCGACTTTACCGTCCGCGGCTGGCACGCCGGCCGACGGTCAATCGGTCGGCAGTCGCCGGCCTCGCGGTCCATCGGTGCAACTTGAGGCAGCGCGACCGACGGATGCACACCGGATATCAAAAACCGAACGAGCGCTTCCAAGCATCACGGGTCCGCCGCAGGAGAGCGCCCGGCGCAATTTGTTGCGGAAGCCGAAGATGCCAACTAGCATCCTGTCACGCAGATGAAATTCCTCTGGGCTTACGGAGGCCGAATGCCTTTTATCCAAGCGCCTGACCGCACCAAGCTTTATTATGAAGAGGTCGGGACTGGAAGCGCTATGGTTTTCGTGCACGAGTATGCCGGCGATTACCGCACCTGGGAACCGCAGCTCAGACATTTCGCTCGTTCGCATCGATGCATCACTTTTAGTCAGCGCGGCTATCCGCCATCGGAGGTGCCCGAAGATCCTGCGCGCTACAGCCAGGAGATTGCGCGCGACGATGTAATCGCACTCCTTGATGCGTTGGGGATCGATAAAGCGCATATCGTCGGCCACTCGATGGGCGGCTACACCGCGCTGCATGTCGGCATCCGTGTGCCGCAGCGCTGTATTTCGGTGGTGGCCGCCGGTTGCGGCTTCGGTTCATTGCCGGATGCCCAGCGCGTCGCGGCCATGAAGCAGCAGGTGGCCGAGACCGGCAAGATGTTTGCCGAAGAAGGCATCAAATCCGCGGCGGCGAAATACGCCGACGCGCCGATGCGTCAGGCGCACAAGAACAAGGATCCCCGCGGCTGGTCGGAGTTCGCGCACATGCTCAGCGAGCATTCGGCGCTGGGTCATGCGAACACCATGTTCGGCGTGCAGCTCAAGCGTCCGACGCTTTACGAAATGGAAGCCGATCTCAAGCGCTTCACCCCGCCGCTGCTCGTGATCGTCGGAGATGAAGATGAACCGTGTCTTGAAGGTAGTTTCTTTCTGAAGCGCGCGGCGCCGACCGCCGCTCTCCTGGTCATTCCTCGCACCGGTCATAACGTCACCAGCGAAGAGCCGGCCGCGTTCAATGCAGCGCTGGCCGACTTGTTTTTTGCAGCCGAGTCGGGCCGCTGGGTCGCACATAAGAAGGCGACCTGAGCGGGATCGATGAAAACCTGGATTCGCGATCCGATCGCAATGCTGGCCGATGGAGGCCCGCGCGGGCTTGTGGTGGAAGGGGGCAGGATCATCGAACTTGTCGGCCAGCAAGGGCCGACGACACCTTGTGACGAGGTGTTCGACGCCAGGCGGCACGTCATCATCCCAGGCCTCGTCAACGCACATCACCATTTCTTCCAGACGCTCACGCGCGCCCATCCGCAAGCCATCAACAAGCCGCTGTTTCCGTGGCTCAAGCAGCTTTATCCGATCTGGGGTGCGCATCTCGATCGCGATCGCTTTCGTCTCGCCGTGCGCGTCGCGCTCACCGAACTCCTGATCTCGGGCTGCACCACGGCGTCGGACCACCTGTTTGTCTTTCCCGACGATATGGCCGACGCCGTCGACATCGAAGCGGAAGAAGCCACAAAATTGGGAATGCGCATGACGCTGACACGCGGCGCCATCAATCTCGGCTTTTCCGATGGCGGTCTCGCCGACGAACGATTGATGCAGGACTATGACGCGATCATCCGGGATTGCGAACGGGTGCTGAAAAAATATCACAATTCCAGCGAGGGCTCTTTCCTGCGCGTCGCGCTGGCCCCGTGCGCCCCTTTCAACGTCACCAAGCAGCTGATGATCGATACGGCCGATCTCGCCGCAAAGCACGATTGCCTGCTTCACACGCACCTGGGAGAAACCCGCGATGAGGACGACTACTGTCTGCATCACTATGGTTGTCGACCGCTCGACTATCTGGAAGAGGTAGGTTGGCTGAACGAACGTGTTTGGCTCGCTCATGGCATTCACTTCAACGATGCGGAGGTAAAGCGGCTCGGCAAGCATGGCATGGGGATTTGCCACTGCCCGACATCGAACATGATGCTGTCCTCAGGCGTCTGCCGAACCAAGGATCTGGAAGCCGCGGGCGTGACGGTGGGACTAGGCGTCGATGGCTCCGCCTCAAACGACAGCTCGAATTTGATGGAGTCGGTCCGCCACGCTTTCCTACTGGGACGCCTCGCCTACGACGCGTCGGAGGTCACCCATCTGGACGCGTTCCGCTGGGCGACCGAAGGGTCCGCCAAGTGTCTCGGGCGAAGAGATATCGGCAAGATCGAAGTCGGACGCCAAGCGGACCTTGCGTGCTTCACCTTGGACGAATTGCGGTTTTCCGGCGCCGGCGATCCGATTGCAGCCCTCGTGCTCTGCGGGGCGCATCGGGCGGACCGGGTGATGATCGGCGGCGAATGGCGCGTTACCGAGGGCGTGCCGGTCGGAATGGACCTTGCGCGGCTGCGTCACGAGCACGGCGTCGCGGCGGCGGCATTCATGACGAGCGCCTAAGGCCAGTCGCGGAATCTCCGCGCCTCAGCCGCCATGGTATGCAATTGCCCAATTTTCGAGTGTCTTTGCTTAATCGTTGATCACGTCGGCCGATCCGGGCACAAAAACCCCTTCCGGCGGCGGTTTTGGTGCTCAATCGATCAGCTTGACCGGAAATCTTCGCCAACCCTAGTCTTGCACACAATTCCGGCTGCAATGGGTAAGTGCCTGGCGTCGGATTCCGGCACGCTTTGCGGAGTCCTCCATGGCCAGAGACGGAAACAGCTATCTTGCAAGCCTGCGCGACGGCCGTTCGATCTATATCGACGGCCGCAAAGTCACCGATGTCACCACGGACCCCTGCTTTCGCGGCGTAGTCGCCACCGCCGCCGGCCTCTATGATTTCCAGGCCGCGCCGGAAAATCTCGAACAAATGACGTTCCCGTCGCCGACCAGCGGCGAGCGCGTCAATCTGGCGTGGCTGCTGCCAAAGACCTATGGCGATCTCGTCAGGCGCCGTCAGGCCATCGAACGATGGTCGGAGCTTTCGTGCGGCATGATCGGCAGGTCACCGGATCATGTTGCCTCGACGCTGGCAGGCTTCCGGATGGGGCTCGCGGCGTTTCGCGATTACGACCGGGCCCGCGCCGCCGCTTTGGAATCCTATTTTCAGTACGCCCGGGACAACGACCTTTTCCTGTCCTACGTCATCATCAATCCACAATCGGACAAGGCGAGATCAGCAGGCAACCAACCCGATCCGCATCTGGTGGCTTCCGTCGTCGACGAGGACAGCGAGGGTATCACCATTCGCGGTGCAAAAATGCTGGCCACCAGCGGCGTCATGGCGAACGAGCTTTTGGTTTCGGGCTTTCAGGCATTGCAGGCCGGCGACGAAGCCTACGCTTTCACCGCCGTGGTCCCACTCAGCGCCAAGGGTCTGACCCTGATGTCGCGCCGCAGCTACGAGCAAAACGCGACATCCGTATTCGATTATCCGCTTTCGTCCAGATTCGACGAGAACGACGCCGTCGTCCACTTCAACGACGTCAAGATCCCCTGGGATCGCGTCTTCGTCTGCAAGGACCTGAAGATGGCGCAGGCCCAGTGGCACGACACCAGAGCCCACGTCTTACAGAACTATCAGTGCATCGTCCGGTTGATGGTAAAGTTGAAGTTCATGCTCGGACTGGCGCGCAAGATCGCCGAAACCAACAACATCATCAACTATCCCCAGGTGCGCGAAACCCTGGGCTTAATGGCCGCGAAGGTCTCAAACATCGAAGCGCTTGTGATCGCGATGGAGCTCAAGGGCGAGAATTTTGGCGAATTCTACGTTCCCGATCGAGCGATGCTTTGCGCGGCCCAGGTCATCGCGCAGACCACTTATCCCGAGATCGCGGAAGCCATTCGCTCGCTTTCCGGCGGCGGCATGATCATGGTTCCTTCGTCCTACGCCGATTTTGCGACGGCGGAAACCAACGCCATCATTCATAAGACGCAGCGGTCGACGGTTGCGACATCGGAAGAGCGCGTCAAGTTGATGAAGCTTGCATGGGACGCCGTCGGCTCCGAATTCGGCTCGCGTCATCTGCAATATGAAATGTTTTATTCAGGCGCTCCCTTCGTGACGCGCGGAAATTCCTTCCGATTCTTCGATTGGGACGGCGCCAAGGGAGCCGTCGAGCAATTCATGAGCTCCTATGGTTTGCCCGAAACCAATCTGAAGCTCCCAAATGCGGCGGAGTGATTTCGATCATGTACAGTCCCGATGAAATTAAGCGTCTCGCCTTTGTCGAGCACGGCCGGCGATCGCTAAGGCTGGTGCAGGACGGACCGCTCGCAGACCTGTCATTTGCGGCAAAAGACCTGATTGATATCGCCGGGTACAAGTCGGCCTGGGGCAACCCGGATCGGCTGCGCGAAGCCGATCCGGCCACAGCCACCGCGCCTGCCGCGCTAGTGCCGCTGATGGCAGGTGCCTATTTGGTCGGAAAGACCCAGACCGATGAGGTCGCTTGCGGGATGTTTGGAATGAATCCGCATTTCGACACGCCGATCAATCCGAAGGCTCCGAGCCGCGTTCCCGGCGGATCTTCGAGCGGCTCTGCCTCAGCGGTAGCGGCAAATTTTTGCGATTTTGCGCTCGGCACCGATACCGGCGGATCGATCCGCGTTCCCGCGAGCTTTTGCGGCCTTTATGGTTTGCGCACGACGTTCGGCCGCTTGTCGGTTGCAGGGATCATGGCGATGGCGCCAAGCTTCGACACCGTCGGCTGGCTCGCGCGCGACGCTCGTACGCTCAAGCGCGTAGGCGAACTCTACTTTGGCCCGATTGAAAATTATAAGCCGGCACGGCTGTTACTGGCACGTGACGCGTTCGATATCCCCCCGCGCCACATCGCGGAGACCCTGTTACCGGCGGCGAAATCGCTGGGACACATGACCGAGGTGACGTTGTTTGCGGAAGGCATCGAATATTGGCTGGAGACCTTCAGGCCACTGCAGCTCAGTGATCTCTGGTCGACGCTCGGCGCCTGGGGCAAGAAGCCCGGGCGAACCCTCAGCCCTGCGGTAGCGGAACGTATCGATCTGGCCTCACGCGTCGATCCGGCAAAATTCGCTGCCGCGGTTGTCCAGCGCGAATCCCTGACCGACCGGTTGGTGGCGCTGCTTGGCAACGACGGCGTGTTGGTCCTGCCGACGGCGCACGATCTTCCGCCGTTCCGCGACGCGCCGGTGTCGGCGCAGGTCGAATTCCGGGAAAAGACGCTCGCCCTCACCTGCATTGCCAGCCTTTGTAGATTGCCGCAGATCAACATCCCGGCCGTGACCGTCGATGATTGCCCCGTCGGCCTGTCCTTCATCGCCGGCCCGCGCGGAGACCAACTGCTGCTGGACCTTGCCGAGAAGATCGGAAACGCCTTGCCTGCGGCTGCGGTCGAAAAATGAAGACCAATAACGAGCGGGATTTCATCGGCTACGGCAGCAGCCCGCCGGATTCACGCTGGCCGAACGGCGCTCGCCTCGCGCTCGTTGTCGTTCTCAATGTCGAAGAGGGTGCGGAACCCTCGATCCCCGACGGCGACGATGCCACGGAGACTGCGCTGACCGACGGCATTCCGGAGGAAGTGCCCGCAGGCACTCGCGATTTCGTCGCTGAGTCACTTTTTGAATATGGTTCGCGCGTGGGCTTTTGGCGGATCGTCAACTTGATGAGGGAGCGCAACCTGCCGGTCACGGT is drawn from Bradyrhizobium lablabi and contains these coding sequences:
- a CDS encoding 4-hydroxyphenylacetate 3-hydroxylase family protein — translated: MARDGNSYLASLRDGRSIYIDGRKVTDVTTDPCFRGVVATAAGLYDFQAAPENLEQMTFPSPTSGERVNLAWLLPKTYGDLVRRRQAIERWSELSCGMIGRSPDHVASTLAGFRMGLAAFRDYDRARAAALESYFQYARDNDLFLSYVIINPQSDKARSAGNQPDPHLVASVVDEDSEGITIRGAKMLATSGVMANELLVSGFQALQAGDEAYAFTAVVPLSAKGLTLMSRRSYEQNATSVFDYPLSSRFDENDAVVHFNDVKIPWDRVFVCKDLKMAQAQWHDTRAHVLQNYQCIVRLMVKLKFMLGLARKIAETNNIINYPQVRETLGLMAAKVSNIEALVIAMELKGENFGEFYVPDRAMLCAAQVIAQTTYPEIAEAIRSLSGGGMIMVPSSYADFATAETNAIIHKTQRSTVATSEERVKLMKLAWDAVGSEFGSRHLQYEMFYSGAPFVTRGNSFRFFDWDGAKGAVEQFMSSYGLPETNLKLPNAAE
- a CDS encoding alpha/beta fold hydrolase codes for the protein MPFIQAPDRTKLYYEEVGTGSAMVFVHEYAGDYRTWEPQLRHFARSHRCITFSQRGYPPSEVPEDPARYSQEIARDDVIALLDALGIDKAHIVGHSMGGYTALHVGIRVPQRCISVVAAGCGFGSLPDAQRVAAMKQQVAETGKMFAEEGIKSAAAKYADAPMRQAHKNKDPRGWSEFAHMLSEHSALGHANTMFGVQLKRPTLYEMEADLKRFTPPLLVIVGDEDEPCLEGSFFLKRAAPTAALLVIPRTGHNVTSEEPAAFNAALADLFFAAESGRWVAHKKAT
- a CDS encoding amidase, with the protein product MYSPDEIKRLAFVEHGRRSLRLVQDGPLADLSFAAKDLIDIAGYKSAWGNPDRLREADPATATAPAALVPLMAGAYLVGKTQTDEVACGMFGMNPHFDTPINPKAPSRVPGGSSSGSASAVAANFCDFALGTDTGGSIRVPASFCGLYGLRTTFGRLSVAGIMAMAPSFDTVGWLARDARTLKRVGELYFGPIENYKPARLLLARDAFDIPPRHIAETLLPAAKSLGHMTEVTLFAEGIEYWLETFRPLQLSDLWSTLGAWGKKPGRTLSPAVAERIDLASRVDPAKFAAAVVQRESLTDRLVALLGNDGVLVLPTAHDLPPFRDAPVSAQVEFREKTLALTCIASLCRLPQINIPAVTVDDCPVGLSFIAGPRGDQLLLDLAEKIGNALPAAAVEK
- a CDS encoding 8-oxoguanine deaminase; protein product: MKTWIRDPIAMLADGGPRGLVVEGGRIIELVGQQGPTTPCDEVFDARRHVIIPGLVNAHHHFFQTLTRAHPQAINKPLFPWLKQLYPIWGAHLDRDRFRLAVRVALTELLISGCTTASDHLFVFPDDMADAVDIEAEEATKLGMRMTLTRGAINLGFSDGGLADERLMQDYDAIIRDCERVLKKYHNSSEGSFLRVALAPCAPFNVTKQLMIDTADLAAKHDCLLHTHLGETRDEDDYCLHHYGCRPLDYLEEVGWLNERVWLAHGIHFNDAEVKRLGKHGMGICHCPTSNMMLSSGVCRTKDLEAAGVTVGLGVDGSASNDSSNLMESVRHAFLLGRLAYDASEVTHLDAFRWATEGSAKCLGRRDIGKIEVGRQADLACFTLDELRFSGAGDPIAALVLCGAHRADRVMIGGEWRVTEGVPVGMDLARLRHEHGVAAAAFMTSA